The window ACGCAAGCCGTCGGTTTACGGCAGCTCATTTTCCGACCGCCGTTCTCAGCGGCAGctactgttagcatgctaacgttagcttagcaaCTTACCTGCGCTATCAGACCGTTTCTCCATTCTGGGGGCCAGGTTGTGTGGCTAATTCATGCGTTGATCAATCGACTGCACAAATGGGCCAACAATGTTGCGGTTTACCCGgcaatataatgtttaaaagtacATATCCGTCTTTCTCCCGACAGTCAAGCCAGGAAGAATAATGGCGACCGCTTGGTAGCGGCTTTCCAAAACAAAAGCCTGAGTGCTTCCGGCGGAAGTtcgtataaaaaataaaagcacagttTTGAATTTGCTGTGAAGGCgcaaaaaacacatacaagcTGTTTCCCATATGCATTATGAGGGTAATGACTTGGTTCATAGTGTATTTGAactataataatgatattttcaatttaatttaaatgtaagtTTGCCTCCAGAGGGTTTTATGATCTGTATACAAATTAaatcctctgtcccaggaccctcGCATCAGTACAGGAAAAAGTCCCCCAGAAAAAACCTTTAAcggtggaaaaaaaaggaagtaaccttagggagagcaacagaggataatataataatatacagaatgaacaacacaGCTGAGTTACGACACATTCAATGCATTTGACATGTTGAGGGGTTTACTGTATTCACTCATTCCTTCTACATGTCTAAATAAAGTTACACTGAGAATAAGACCTCAAAACTGTAGTCAAATGAAAAGGAGATTTAGTACCACAAGATCCAGCTCAAAAGCATTGCTCCTTGTGATgcataacaaacacaaatgcagttATACCAtcaccaaaacattttattgatgCTATTGTCATTTGTGCAATCAATAACCATGGCAATGAAAAAATGCATCTTGGTCCTTGATCATAGTCTTTGAAATGACGTCAAACTTCTTAATGGAGAACAGAGTATATGACCTGACAATGAATATGTGAATGTTTGATCTCTGTTCTGAGATCTATATATGCCCAAACATGTCACTTCAAAAACCAAGAAAGGACGCCTTTTATCAAGGCCCTTTTTGTCAAGTTATCGAAACttaaagttcttttttttcctcttttttaagAATTATTGTGTATTGTTACTCTattcttttaattaaaaggaTGTCAAGGACACGTTCAGATTTGACGTTTTGCTGACAACATTAATATGATGTACCAATATATACcgtatatatttttacattgttgacaaatcatcacaaaacatacatataatacaaacattattttgttcatAGGCCATTTGCAGTGGGTAGactaaataatgtaaacatttcatattAAAGGACATTGACCAAATCACCATTGTAACCATTTACAATGCTGATTTGGTTAATTCAGGGTCCTAATGTGTTTTCACTGAATGTTCAGTTTTCTTACAGTCGTGACTTGAATTTATCTATAATTTTTTTGCGACATTATAATTGTAGAAAAAGTTAACTACATTTTGTAAGTGGTGTATGTTgtaacaaaataacttaaatatctcaaatacgatacaaatacacattttcacaaaacacagacattcaAATTATACAAATTGGTCACcagaaagacaagaaaacaTAATTGTAGACCTGGTCTAAAACAtgacaacattttaataaaaggtaTATCTTCCTACATTTCAATGATGTGTTTTGGATGTCAAtcattaaaatacagaaaacgATTATTGAAATACTAACCATCCTCTGCAGAGGAAGCTACATGGCCTGCGGTTTGGAAAGATTCTTAGCCTGTTGATTCATAGGGATCTGCCGACATCAGTCGTGTTTGTAACTGGCATTTCCTCCAGCCTACGGCCACTTCTTTTGTGGCAAGAACAAGCCCTCCTTATGCTTCTGGCTGAGCTCATCAGtccgtccatccatctatccCTATCTCCCCTCACTTTCCCTCGCACTGTCTGTCCAGTCACTCGCACCCTCTCTctgacacatacagtacaagaGCGCGCTCACTCGGGGGAGTCATGTTCTCATGACTGAACATGATTGACTCAGTGAATAaggcattaaaaacacactcactgtgGCCAAGCAGCAGCTATAGATCACTGAGCAACAGCATACAATGACGGGATTCAAAGGGCCTCTGGTGGTGGCTATCTGCCATCTGGTCAGATCTTTAATACACAAAGTGGGACGCTTGTTGAAGGGCTCGATGTGTTGTTTGTGATTGGCAGGTTGGCAATTTGCAACAGATCAGAATAACGTCAGCAAGTACAAGACAAGCTGCAGTAGATCACACGCAGCTTCTTTAATCACGCTTTTACCTCTGATGCAttaacaaaaagcaacaaaagttATTGATAGGAATGTATTTCTTTGCATATACCCCTAATGTGTTTCAGTAGAGGCCAGAGCACAGTAGCAGGTTGGGAACAGTGTGGTGACTGTTGACTCTGCAACAGTGAAAGGAAAAAGGTCTCTGTAACCATCGGGACACAGCCAACAAATTTAAGACAAGAGTCCCATCTCAAAATGAAATCTTCCAAACAGTGTGATATCATTTGGATGTGAGGCTTCAGCGATACGTTTGATCACAACTCGAAGCTGGAGAATTGGCAACACCCTTAATCGCAATGATTCAGAGTGgcagcaatgaaaaaaaaaaaaaaaaaaaaaaaattggtctGCTCAGAGAAGGCAGGCCAAATTCTGCTAAACACTGGCCAAGACGAGACAATTAATGCACTTCACCAGCCATTTTGGCACATAACCAGCCATTGTGTAGTGAGTTCTtcctctggttccaaaaaacCCCTCTTTGGATGGTTAAGTGCTAGAAGTGCCCGGGCAAACTGCCTTCACAGCAGGTGAGTATTCTCTCTTAGCCCGGGTCCATGCACTCAGATGAGTGAAAGCAGAGGAAGAGTGTCGGACCACACTCGGTTATCCAGCAGGCTCCTGCAACTAGCAGAATAACCTGGAGAGTGAGTTGTTATACTGCTGTCCAGATTTCCCTCTTCTATTAATCATGCTTCATCCGCTCTCATGTTCAGGGATTGCTTCCCCCACTGGCTGAGTGTCAGCAGAGTGGGTGAGTGTCTGAAGTGGGATGGAGACAGACACAGTTGGGATCGTGTCAGAAGGTGCCATTTGGCTATTTTCAGTGTTGCACACTGGTAAAAGCCTCCGAGACTTgacctgaaataaaaaaaaaggatgattaaaaaaaaaatcacactcaCAATCTGCACAGCGTTCTTAAATCCTGTTTTCTATGATGAACAAATGACAGATAATAAATCTCCAAAGCGGAAATCATTGCATTAGGTAACAAAGGCTTCAAAGTACTGCTGAATATTTGATGAGCACTTGTTAATTTGACAGGAACTGCCTTCCTGGAAGTGCTCACAAAAATGAAGGCACTTTATCATGTAGGCTTTATTTGGCCGACCCACAGAAACCAAAAGGAACAAGGGAGTGTAGTTGATGGAAAATTGACTACCAACATTTTAGATGGGGGCTCTTATGTTTCTCATATTGTGGAAAAACCCAAGGGAACTATTGTCATTTGAGCTATACACAAACTATAATGTATACCAAATATATGATTCTCGCTGAATCACTTATTGTGAAATGGCTCCCAGCTGAATTTTTCATTCTTGAAAATCCGGGAGGCCATGCTGAAAACTGCAAGTCATAGAAATTGCAATAATTGCTCATTGTGGTATATGATCCATTCATGCCTTTTGAGTTTGACATTATTGCCCTTTTATACATACACGCAATTATCCGCCTGAATAGTTCGATGACTGTGTTCCAATGTACTCAATAAAGGAACACAAGAGGAGCTTTTACagtctgcagccatgctagcagctccaTGCAACGGTGGTGTTTagaagctaaatgctaacgtcaaaATGCTCACAATGGCAATGCTGACTTGTGAACCTTTAGCAGGTGTGTTTACCGTCTTCACCTTCTTTGTTTGAAGGAAAAGAATGATAGCAATTTGCTTTTTAGCACTCAACACCATGAAAGTTGAAAACTGatgttacaataaaaaaatactctcTGAATCTCTATCAAAAGTAGTTAAATCACATTGAGTTGGTTCACTTCCTTACCAGCCACACTATGAGAACAACACAAGCTGTGAAGGGGATGAGAGCCAGAAGTAAGGGAGTTCTCTTCGACCAGCTGTAATCACGACTCTCCTCCCGACCTCCTGGAAGACAGAAATATTATTGGAAATTTCACAGACTACAGTAACACCGTAGAAATCTGATAGTGGGTTTATTTAATTAACTAGTAGAGAGGAGTCTGGTGGTTAAATTACTCACGAATACTTCATTTTCTATATAATTCCTTCAATTATCTTAAATTGGCTGTGTGTTCAAGGGTACATCTATGGTTCCTATCCCCAGCTGTGTGCCCTTGACCTCAAATCAATATCCGCCCACTAATAGGCCACTAAGCTGCTTTAGccatttaaaaattaaaaattaaaacgCAAATGAATGATTGTACCTGGTGGTTGTTGGGGATTAAGGCACGGTGGAGGCTTGCACGAGAAGCCGGATGTTCCTTGTGAGGCGGCATGTAAGACGTCTTTGATGTAGTCAAAGTATAGACCAGATATTAAGCTCCCTTCCTGATAGTGACACTGGAAGACTTGCATGGCTGTTTCCTGGGGAATCAGACAACAAGCAGTCCTAAAGAAACTCAAATATGCATTACATGGAACAGTCCCTGAATGAACAAAATTGTACGCACTCCTACCCACAATTGATCTGCATTGCTTATTTGCACAATCCATCATGATTGCTTACCAGTTCTTCATGGTCAAAGGTGAAGCGTAAACTCTTCAGCATTGCAATGAAGACAATTATGTTTTCCCTGTTGGAAGAGATGGCCCCAAACATGTTGGCCAGCTTCCGAAGACTTTGCTCCAAAGGATAGATATTCAACACCACCCAGCACGTGCCTGCCTGAAGGTACCAAAGAAATTAGCAATCCTTTTCTTCAAAGGTATATCATCTGTTTCACATTATTTCTGCTCTCACATCTTCATACATACCACTTCTTTGGGAATGTAACTAACAGGAATCTCATAATCGGACGGGATATTCTGCTTCTATGATGGAGATAATGACAGATAAAGATTTTTGAGACATAAAATCAGTGATACAAGATCTCAAAGTCTCATTGGGACAATTTCttagcatacagacacacagattaTGGGACAAACATATGAATGTGATACATGAATTTGATGTGCATGAGGCCGGTGGCTATTCAGTAATCTCACCATTAATGACAGCTTGTTCACATCATCAGTTATCGGCGTCCCAAATTTTCCGGAGCAGAGATTTAAACTTGTGAATAGACTCAAGAGGAGACAAGGTGCTTTCAAGATCTAAAGGGAAAAAAGGCCACAGAATATTTATACAGGACACAGTTATTATAAAGTATAGTGTTTTAAGTAGTATATCTAATATGTCTGAGGGTGCTCTTCTTTGTCTGATTTTGTTCTTAAACATGCATACcgttaaataaaaatcaatccatttactttttttgtgtagcATATCAAGTCTCTGTGAATCAATCATAATAGTACCTTCTTTAGGGCTTGTTATGTCAGTTTACACATGCATTGTGCATGCTGAAATGAAATGctaaatattatacattaaaaaactgAGCATTAACTATTTCTCAAACAGAGGATACAAtttaatgcagtacttttactttgtgaaCAAAGATGGAGGTGACTTTCTTTCGGAAATACAACTACTTCTTGGTTTCATGTTATATCAACCATTGGTCGATTAATCGATAAGTCGAACAAGAGAAAATAACAACTATTTCAATAATCTATTACTGTTTTTTGTCagcaaaaaacttttttacatactCAATTGTGAACCTTCGTGTTTTTAACGATTGATCaagaaataaatcacataaaagcACAGTTACAGTAGAGGACCAAATGCACAGAAATAAAGTACTAATAAGTACTTCAAAAACTTTTTAAcgtttaaaatgcaaaacatgcaatGAGATCAAATCTGATTAACCAGATTTCAAAGTTGCCGAGGTGACAGGCAGGAATGTGGTTTGCTTCGAAGGAATTCTCATTCTCGTAAAATATTTTCTAGCAGCAGGATGAAGTTATTATGCAAATAGACTTCTGGGAGCACACGTGCTATTCTCTCTTATTCAATATATTGAGTGAAAGCaagctgtgttcatgtgtccTTTCACTTAATGAACCCTTTTTGAAAGGGTGTAACGCAACAGTTACTGTAGACACATTAAAATACCACTTAATGTAAAGTggtattttaatgtgtgtgcctTAAAGGAAGTATTATTCTTTATGAGTACTTTTATTCTGATACTGAAAAGTGAATGAAAGTTTTCAGAAATTAAATAGACAACATTTCATTTGACCATTAAAAATTGGTCAAATGAGTGGAAACACAGTGAGATcctttgcaaaacattttttctatcCTTACcctaaatacaaataattattcaGCTATTTAACAAGCACAATGTGCAAAGTGGGAAAGTGAGAATTAAGCTATGGGATACAGCTGCATCAGTTTATATGTCTATACAATTTTACAACACACAATTAGTGTAAAAAACTCAAAGAAATGAAATTCTACTACTTACTTTCTTCCTCATATGGAGCAAGAATCCGTGGTTGCTCAAATCCGGTGCATGAAATGAAGTGTTTTCAGTCCAAAGACAGGGCtcattgtgtgtatgtgtgtgatgtcCGAGCGTGTAGTGAAACATGAGGATGGGCTGGCAGTCTGCTACCACTCCAGACAGATTGGTGAAGTCGTTTTGACGCGGTGGAGAGGCCGCCTACAGGCTGAGTCACTGTGTCACACACTGACGCTCTCTGAGACTTTTTCCATAAACTCCCACGTATCAATTTGTTCGTCAGGAGAAAGTGGGCGCTTGTTCTCTTGAGGGAATATTTCGCTTAGAATATGTCAAGGTTATTCCCAAAGCTGGTGTTTAGAAAGTGAGAAATTAGATGATAAGAGGATTTGTTAATGTTGGCCGTTTAGTTGGGGGGTAGCTGATTTTCAGCCATCatctttgatttattatttcagcattttgttttttcttatcatAAGCTATTTATATTGATTTTGGCTTATTtcctcaaatacatttttgctgtttgttgAATTGCTTGAGTTAGTGAGTGAGTAGATGTGCAGAAAATTCAGTTGCAACATTTTCTTATGACTTGCTGGTGAAGTAAAAGCCAATATCCTTTATTGATTTCCATTATCAAATCAATAACAGTCAAAAAGGAGAAGATTTAGGAACATGTATGATAtttaagaaataagaaatagtAAGAATATTTTTTACAGGTGCCTTTTGTTCACATGTGCAAAAATAACCTAGTTTGAATGAAGTCACAGTGTAGCATTTATAGAAAAGGAGAACTTTGTACACCCGAGTTAGAAAACGAAACGGCCACTCTGAGCTAAATCATGTGATCTGGAGCAGGTCACATCTAAATATAACCTAGACAGCTTTGAAAAACCCTGCAGATCACAAGGGCTGCGACCTGGGGGGCTCACTTTCAGATCATCAGGTGAGGAAGATTGATATGACTAACAAAATGCAACTAAATTTTGTGGTGTCATCTCAGATGTAACAGATTCATACTTAAGTACTCACATATTACACCATTTCGAGCAGGGATGACACTGTGCCAGCAGCCCTTTGCTTATAAACAAGTTGCATGCCTGCAGCCGTGGACAAAGCACAAAGGACAGACAGATGTGACCTTATCATGTTCTAAGTTACCAGCATGTCGCTCAATTTTGCACAgaactgttgtttttactttatgaCAATAATCCTCACCTTTTCCTATGATATAGAAATGGATGACTTTGAGCAGGAAGGCATAAATGAAGAATTTATCAAGTTTGCCATTCGAGAGAGCATTCAAGATGCCCACAAGCTGCAATGTTcgataaaaacaaacaggtatAAGAGAGGCCAGAATGTCCTATTGATACAAatttatgttaaaaacacattgttaaaaaaagatgtgttgaTGCTAAATTCACAGTAAATCCCAATTAGATAATTTAAGTGGTAATCAACTCCTTTTATTGGACTCACTTATCTCCTTTGGTTCAGTAGGAAGGAACCAAACAGTGACAACTTTATGAAGATAATGGCGGCCATTCACAaaggtattttatttaaatctatctATCATTGTTTTAGCACAAGAATATGTGCATCTGTTGTTGAAGTAATTTCATTCATACTAAAGTTAACCtccttgtttttgtgttcacaaTGTGTGCATAACTCACTGTAACACTCCATGAATATTACAAATGTTTCCCTTGGAGTCCTGCTTGGATCCTGGTTGTGTCTCCACAGGCGATGTGTATGCGCTGCAGGAGATGTCAGGTTGTGTGTCTGCCTTCGGAGAGAGCGACAGCAGCGGCCTGCTGCCTCTGCACGCGGCAGCTGTGCAGCCGCAGCCAGAGATCCTGCATGTGGTGCTGCAGGGTGAGAGGCTTAAACAAAGACCATTCAGCATCTGCACTTTGAAGAAAAACCTGAACGTAGGAGCGTGCATTTTTCCAACATAACGTTACTGTTCCTTTTCGTAGCAGTGATGACATCCACAGACCTGACCCTGGAGGAGCAGACGGAGGGTGGGGACACATCTCTGACTCTGGCAGCAGAGGCCGGCCAGGTGGAAAACGTCAGGATGCTGCTGCAGCACGGAGCCTCACCACACAACACCAACAGCAGAAATGAGACTCCTCTGCTGATTGGTAACACTtatacacacaaactcaaaacaaCGCAGGCAACTCACACAGTCACTCATTGGTCCCTTATTAACAGCATGTACCTGAACAGGGTTATTGGTAGATTACCTCCTTTAGAAATTGGCTATATTAGCTTTATATTGCTGGATGTCTTCGGTTGGTGTACATCCTTTGCTAATGTAGGTTGCTGTGTCTGTTTGAACTACAAATCAAAGTTTCCACTTCATAAGGAACCATCAAGTCCGCAGTAACAATTGCTAGCATGGcattcataaaacaaatattgtgtttgtgcaaatgATCAAATGTTGGTATGCGGCCACAAAGAGGCATGGCTGCATTCTAAGCATTGTTAAAACATCTCTAACTGCTGTAGTCATATCTTAATAGTCATGTTTTAATATCAACTCCATCATTCTTAAGAAATCTTTCATTACTATCATTCAttattatggcttttttatggGATTATCTTGTTTTGTCTACATTTTGTAGCAGTGAGACAGAGATCGTACGACATGGTGGTTACGCTCGTCACGTGTGGGGCCTTTGTGGAGCAGGTGTGTCTCACTAAGTGGACGGCCGCCCATGAAGCTGCAAAGGTGAATAGTGTGCATTTAGACTGGCTAGAGCATAAGGAAATCAGAACATCCAGGATAAAGTTCCCattttctccttccttcctctcattCCATCCTTCCTACCTTCCTTCCTTATGTCCTGGCCTCCTGTCCCTTGTACCAGGTGGGTTGTCCAGCTATTCTGATGCTGCTGCTTCGACATGGAGCCAGAGTTACTGCCAGAGACGGGCatggggtgactcctctgggaATTGCAGCTGAATATGGCAACACTGAAGCTTTGGATATACTGATACAGCAAGGTAAACCTCCCCCAAAAATATTGTGTAAGAAGAGTAAGAGCACATAATCGTTTTACCTCACCTTGTTGTATTTGTCCCTGTGCTCCACTAGGTGGTGACGTGAATGCCCAGGCCAGAAATGGAGACACAGTTCTGTATGATGCATCTGGATCTGGAAACCTGGATTGTGTGGAGCTGCTCCTGCAGCACGGAGCCAACCCAAATGTAGCCAGCTACGCCTGTCAGCTGCCCATCCACAGAGCTGCATACGAGGGACACATACTGTGAGCTGACCTGCATGCAAAAGAGCACCCAATCATCCCGAAGCACAGGATTTAACCATATTGTCATGCCTAAAGCTTGAGAATATCTGCGTTTGAGAAGATAATCCAGTTCCAGACAAAGAGAATTTACTGGAGTCAAATTAACATTCTTTTCCCGCTACTTTACAGCCTTATCAAACTAGACTGTAACTTGTCACTCTCTGCACCTCAAGGCTCTGCAGTGTTGTCACTGTAATCATTTCCACAAAGAGCTCTCTGTGTATCGCTGTTTTGCAGTTCTGTCACTGAACAACACAGTGGCTCAAACCGCAATCTAATGAACATTTTTCTCGATGtcctgttttcttcttttagcatttgtttttcactgtttctGTCCCTCACTTTCTTCCATTTAATCcacccactctctctccctctctctatagAGTCCTGAGGGCTCTCATCCCCATCACTGCAAAGAGAGCCATCCGTCTCTCAGGCCAGAACCCCATCCACTCAGCAGCTGATGGAGGACAGGTCGAGTGTCTGGAGCTGCTGCTCCAGGAAGGATATGATGTCAACGCCCTGCTCAGAACAGACATCTCTGGTGGAGCACAGTTGGATGCTAAactttctctcacacatacttgctcaaaaacaaatgaatcttTCAAAAGTTTAAAACAGGCACTACTTGCGACATCATTACCGACTTTGACCAGAGAATAAAAGTGGCTAGCTCTTCACTATGATGAGAACATTTCAAATGTCTTAAAGTCGGTTTTCCTGCTGTAGTGTAACATGTTTAAACCAACGTCTTTCTAAATagtaatgtttttataaatgcttTTTGTAGATAATAAGCATACTACATGCAACTGGCATAGTTTTTCAAGTGTTAGAGAAAAGTGTAACATCATGACTTTATTAATCTTTT is drawn from Anoplopoma fimbria isolate UVic2021 breed Golden Eagle Sablefish chromosome 23, Afim_UVic_2022, whole genome shotgun sequence and contains these coding sequences:
- the asb15b gene encoding ankyrin repeat and SOCS box protein 15b; this translates as MDDFEQEGINEEFIKFAIRESIQDAHKLQCSIKTNRKEPNSDNFMKIMAAIHKGDVYALQEMSGCVSAFGESDSSGLLPLHAAAVQPQPEILHVVLQAVMTSTDLTLEEQTEGGDTSLTLAAEAGQVENVRMLLQHGASPHNTNSRNETPLLIAVRQRSYDMVVTLVTCGAFVEQVCLTKWTAAHEAAKVGCPAILMLLLRHGARVTARDGHGVTPLGIAAEYGNTEALDILIQQGGDVNAQARNGDTVLYDASGSGNLDCVELLLQHGANPNVASYACQLPIHRAAYEGHILVLRALIPITAKRAIRLSGQNPIHSAADGGQVECLELLLQEGYDVNALLRTDISENYGDLRKTPLYFAISNGDMTCAKMLLAAGASTGLDPLQCILVAIRAERHELVRLLLSYGAEVNCYFRVITNTMFPTALQYSLRDPVMLRLLLDSGYQAYRCFHCFHGNGEEMDSTWIDRHNQAFQIYSRLDIIPFCEYVSVSWLTRLIGSVVRMLLDYVSNVNICPILKHVLEKTPEWDEISDILSKPRSLQQLCRLVIRGHMSLRTLNDPEALAAVRYPPRLKNYLAYRQNDLHGDLKNCL